Genomic segment of Sodaliphilus pleomorphus:
CACTCCTGCATGGCCAGTGATGAGCTGCACAATATCGCAGCATTGCTCGTGCTTGAATCCTTGTGGTTTCAGGATTTCAAACAGCAGCATGAGTGTATTTCGGTAGCCCCGCAGCCCGTCGATCGAGATGTCGAAGCCTCCTTGCTGCGCAACGCACAGCTGTGTGCGGCTCTGCGCCACCAGTTCTCGATATAGCTCATTGCAGTCGCGTGTGTTGCCGATTGTGTGGGCAAGGGTGTCTTCGGCCCCGGGAAATTGCTGGTACAGGCAAGGCAGCACCACGTTGCGCAGCTTGTTGCGTTTCACGTCATTCTGCAAGTTGGTACTGTCGGTCACATAGTCCTGGCTGTTTTGGTTCAGAAACTGCTCGATGTCGCTGCGAGTCACGCACAGCAGCGGTCGCACGATGTGACCGTTGCGTGGGTGCATGCCAGTGAGCCCGGCAATGCCTGTGCCGCGCAGGGCATTGAGCATGAAGGTCTCGATGTTGTCGTCGCGGTGGTGTGCCACCGCAATGGCTTGGCTTGCTGTGTCGCATCGCAGGGCCTCAAACCATTCATATCTCAGGTCGCGGCAGGCCATCTCGGCCGAAATGCCCCGCTGCCTCATGCATGCCTGCACGTCGAAGTCCTTCACGTGCAATGCAATGTGGTGCTGGCTGCACAGAGCTCTCACAAAGCGCTCGTCGCGCATCGACTCTTCTCCCCGCAGGTGAAAATTGCAGTGAGCGGCAATCACCTTGTAACCCAACCGACTCAACACCATGAGCAGAGCCACCGAATCGGCTCCGCCGCTCAAAGTTGCAATCACGGGCTGCTGCTGTTGCAACAGGCTGTTGCTGGCAATGAAGCCGGCCACTGTGTGTAGAAAATTGTCCATGCCTTGCAAATTTACTACATTAATGCTATATGGGCAAGTTTTTGGGTTGCAGGCTGTGACCAAGACAGGTGCACCAGCAGCGCTGGTAGAAAATTTCAACCACATTGCGGTGAATGATGCCCATTTTCTGTTAAA
This window contains:
- the tilS gene encoding tRNA lysidine(34) synthetase TilS — encoded protein: MDNFLHTVAGFIASNSLLQQQQPVIATLSGGADSVALLMVLSRLGYKVIAAHCNFHLRGEESMRDERFVRALCSQHHIALHVKDFDVQACMRQRGISAEMACRDLRYEWFEALRCDTASQAIAVAHHRDDNIETFMLNALRGTGIAGLTGMHPRNGHIVRPLLCVTRSDIEQFLNQNSQDYVTDSTNLQNDVKRNKLRNVVLPCLYQQFPGAEDTLAHTIGNTRDCNELYRELVAQSRTQLCVAQQGGFDISIDGLRGYRNTLMLLFEILKPQGFKHEQCCDIVQLITGHAGVGKTFLSSTHKLVVGRKRLEVMSLVDTDAKFYPIDLSHGTINEPLKIRIEQFTSTGKAGITAVDGKKSIALDAQVLKCNKIVLRHWQEGDRFSPFGLRGTKLVSDLFTDMKLSEREKKTTWLLVADGTILWVVGYRSSSHYSVGKESESYVTLTLCP